One Priestia filamentosa genomic window, CCAACGATTCCAGCCCTTCTTACCTGTTCCTCTGCCTGTTCCGCCTTTACCCTTAGCTTTACTCATAAAATCAACTCCATTATTCTTTTATGCTAAGTTAACTATCATTAGTTAGTCTTATCCTTTTACTTTGGTAAAAAACAAACATAATGAAATATAAGCATATAACAGTCAGATCTTATTTTGAACAATAAATAATTTTAAAAGTCGATTAAACAATGAAAAGCCTCTGTTAAAAGAGGCCGAACTTTGCATTTAGTGGAGGGAATACCCACGAAACAAAAGATAAATGCAAAATTCGATCCTGTTATGACGTATTTAATGTCCTCTTAAAGTAAACTTTAAGGATACCATGAAAGTTTGGTATCACTATCTAATGGTTGGGTTTTAATTTCGATACTTAAGTTATTGAACCATTTACTTAAAATGTCTTCCTTTGCTAGATTTGCATGGTTATCATCTTCCCAAATCACATGAGAAAACCAAGCTCCCGTCGCCCATTCAAATTGTAACTCAGCAAATGCAATCTTAGAGTGTTCAACTTCTGAAAAGTTATCATTTACTGAGGAAGCCACAGAAGATGCCTGCGGTAATAATTCATTTTCAATCTGCTCTTTTATAAAAGTATCTTCAAGTTGATTCCACATAACTAAACGGCCCTCTAATTGATAAAAAACATCAAAAGAAGGTTGTTCCCTCATATCGATTAAGACAAAAGCACGGTCAATGGAGTTATTAGTCACCTTAACTACATTTACAATAATATTTTGTGCCATTTCAACCCAGTAATCCATAGCTTCCTCTTCTGGTGACTCTACATACAATTCAGATTCAAGTTCGGAAACAGCAGCTTCCCCTTTATTGACATCTCCTACTTTCTTAAAAAAACGTTTGAAAAATCCCATTTAATGCATATCCTCCAATTCCATTAATACAAAGAAATATAAATTTATTTAGATGTTCTCTTAGCTACCTTGGAATGACAATACGTCCTAATTAATCAACTTTCTTCATAATTCTTGTACTTTTTAGTTTAAGAACACCTTTTTCTCTTTGTTTTCTTTATTGTAGCAAATACAGGGAAATATTAATAATATAGTAAATTAATAGTAAAATCTCTTTTTTCTGTTGTTTTTTGAATCTTACCTCTGTTCAATGGCATATAAGGGTATATATACTAGACATATAGAAAGAAGGAGGGAGAACGATGGCTCATAAAATTAGTGTAACTGGCTGTCCGACTAGCTCAATTCAAGACTATGGGAAGTACTTGGCTTTTGATATGGAGGAAAAGGGAAGTCCCAATGCACCAAAAGGGATTCCATTTAAAAGTAATCCGATTACCTATACCGTTGTAGTGAGTCAAAAACAATTTAACAAATTAAATATAACCCAAGAGGAATTTTCTCAACGACGCTTCCTTGTGCAAGGGGAGCCTTGTTTGGATATTCCGTTTGAACAATGTACAGGTGAGATTGGCGTTATCTGTATGCAGATACAAGAAATTGAGGATAAAGGAAAAGAGAAGGAACAACCGAAACAAACACCGAAAAAGGGTTCAAGGGCTAAGAAACAAGAGGTAGGTAAATCTCAGGAAGAAAGTAAACAAGGGAAAGAGAAAAAGCAGATTCTTGTTCCAAAAGGGACGAGGGACTGGATGTCTTTAGAGGAAATTAAGGTTCCAGAAACCTTTCTTCAATTTACACCAGGAATAGCGAAACAAAAGGCCGTAGAAGAAAGTATTGAGCAGAATGGAACGGTGGATAAACCAATTATTATCGATCCGGAAACCCATGAGCTCCTAGACAGTTATAGTCGTTATTTTGTGGCCAAGAAAAAGAATTTAGATCGTGTTCCTGTACATTATTAAAGGGAATTTCTATATTTATGGAGTGCATAAACTCATTGGTTTGTATGCATCCTGTTTGTGTAGGGGAAGTCGAGAAAGATTGCTAACTCAAGGATGCATAAAAAACTGTATGAGTAAGAAAAAAGGAAAAGTCCAGATGCCTTGTAAGATAAAGGTTCTGGGCTTTTTTAACTTCTTCTAAAATGTATTATGTAAACTAAAATTGCATGAAGTATACATGACTTTATATTTTGTTCAATCTGTAATCGTTGGAACTATAATCCATTTGAATCGTACTTATTAGTGTAATAGAAAGGAGTGGTATGAATGGAGAATATTAAAGATGAATCAACTGAAACTAAAGGAAAATATGTTCCATATGTTTTGTTTGGAGGTGCAATTGGAGCTGTATTAGGATTGGTTACTTATATGAAGGACTGGTTGTAATAGTTAAAGTTAAAAAAAGAAGCCTTATGATAGTTATAAGGCTTCTTTTTTTAGTGCCTATAACATTCATTATGTTAACTAACTCTGGATATCATATATATACTGAAAAAGAGAGATTAAAAGGTATATATTTCCTAAAAATGAACCAGTTATACTATTTTATGGAAGTTTCTTTTAATTATATATTCCTTACTAAAAATCATATACCAATAATAAACATATAAACTTTATATATGAATATTTTACTATATTTTATAAACTAATTAATCCCTACCAAATCATTATCCTATCTCATGTAAAATAAGAAAGGATAGAAGACGGGAATGGAGGAATTCAGTACAATTGTGGATATAAAGGCAAATTTTAAAGACCTCGAACAATTAGCACAAAAAACGATGCAAGCTAAATCTAAGATTGATGTTATTCCTGGACAGCTTAGTTATTCTTTATCCGGTGCTTTATCGGAACTAAGTGGTGTATGGACAGGGGAATTAGAAGCCCTTCAACAGGAACTAGAAAGTGATATGAGGAAGTATTCAGAAGGATTAGGGGAAACCATTCAACATATTCAAAAGACTGCTCAAGGCTTAAAGGAAATGGATATGGTAATGAACGCTATCCTTATGCCTTCCAATATAGTATTACATGGCTTATCTAAATTCGGATTTGACGTTACTTCTAAACGATTTATTTCTTATCAAGGGAGAATCACACCTGCTACTAGTCAATTAATGGCCAGATATAAGAAAGGTGGATTGTATTCTTATGATATACTGTTCCCTAAGCCGAAGAAGATAAAAGTTAAGGATAACTATGAAGCAGAAATCTTAGAGGCGGTTAAAAATCATAAGCAGCCTAGCCCTGATGCCTTGCTATGGGGAATGGGAGTAGCTCAAGATAAAAACATTAAAGATCCAATGAAGCGACAATTTCTTGATACAAAGTTAACCAATGGACAAGTAGCTTCTTTTGTAGGCGACTTTCTTCCCTTTTATGGTAACTTGAAAGCCGCCGATGAAGCCCGTACTGGAAAACAATACTTTACGGAAAAGAAATTAGATGCAACAGACCGCGCTATCGCGACTGCTAGTGTTATTGGCGCTGGATATACTAAGGTTATAGGAAATGGCACTAAAATGATTCTCAAAGGTAAACTATTAAGCGAACAGACCCACTTAAAGTGGAATAAGAAAACCAGTGAGGTAAAGCAGCATACGCCTAAAAAAACTAATGGTATGGGGCCTGCTCAGACTGGTGGTAGGGAACTTTCAATTGATGAATATCTAAAGCAACTTGACAAAGCAGATGAGATGTACGAATCTTTTAGAAAATCCAAAACTGATGTTCCGGCTATTGCTAAAAATACAGGAATGACCGAGGAGAGGGTACAAAGAATTAAGGATCATTTATTTATCAAAGAGCACGTAAAAGAACATGGGGTTGGACGCTTTGATCCAGATTATGCAATTGGACAAGCTTGGGAAAGGCTCCAAAAAGGAACTTACAAGAAAAATGATATTGATTTATTAAATCATGAACTTTTTGAATCAAAATTTGAAGGAATATTTAAAACGGACTATAGGACGGCACATGATAAAACAGTAGAATCTGGGCGTCCATGGTATCCACCAGAGGAGGAATAAAATTGGCTTCATACGTTCTATTATTAAAGGAATATGAAAATGATGAAACTGTGGTTTACAAATTTGGACCTAATGAAGAGGTTATGGGTAAAATTGAGTTAAATAAAGTAACTAGGAAGTTTTCAGAGTTAGAAAGTTTACCAGATCAAAATATCCCCTCTAAGTTTTATTTTGATCGAGCTGCTCAAAAATTGGCGGTTTGCTTGGTAAGAGAAGGTGGTGTATTTCCAGAAAAAACAGCTTTCGAGTCTTAGTAGTTATGGAAGAGACCTTGATTGGCATAAGCCTTTCAGGGTTTTTTTGTTGATTTGTGTAATTGAAAAATATCATATTTGAGTAATAATCCATTAGGGTAAGCAGAATTAGAAATAACATCAAAGATTATAAGATTAAGGTGGTTTAAATGGATATTTGTGTAGATACCTTCAAGCAAAACAAAATAAAGTATGATTGGAGAACACTATATATGGGATTAGAACTTGATTTAATAAAATATAGTGATATAACTAATTATGCAGTTGAATTTTTAACTGACCGTCCAGAAACTGAAAATCAGTATGTTATTCAGCTAGCTTGGGGTGGGGATGATGTTGATTACAAGAGTTTACTAGTAAATATATTAAAGGAGTTACATATTAATGATTTGAACCTAGACGCGAATGGTTGGCAATTTGAAAAAAGAAAATGGAGATTCGGTATACTGGCTTGTTTAAAAATAAAACATCAAGATGATTTTGAGAAGTTATTAAACAGAATTGCTGGGGTTTATGCTGATTTTAATTATCCGGAGGATATGGATAGCTTTATTAATTATTTACCTCCAAAAGCCGACTTTGATCTTTCAAAATACTCAAGGGAAGAGAATGTACTTAGGTTGATAAACTTGTTTAATGACTTTCTAAACAAGGAACACCAATATTTACAAAGTGATATTAACTTTTAGGTTTTTGACCTTGATTAGTAAAATGCTAATCAAGTTTTTTATAATAATTCTGGTGCAAAAACTTTAAAATAAT contains:
- a CDS encoding pre-toxin TG domain-containing protein; translation: MEEFSTIVDIKANFKDLEQLAQKTMQAKSKIDVIPGQLSYSLSGALSELSGVWTGELEALQQELESDMRKYSEGLGETIQHIQKTAQGLKEMDMVMNAILMPSNIVLHGLSKFGFDVTSKRFISYQGRITPATSQLMARYKKGGLYSYDILFPKPKKIKVKDNYEAEILEAVKNHKQPSPDALLWGMGVAQDKNIKDPMKRQFLDTKLTNGQVASFVGDFLPFYGNLKAADEARTGKQYFTEKKLDATDRAIATASVIGAGYTKVIGNGTKMILKGKLLSEQTHLKWNKKTSEVKQHTPKKTNGMGPAQTGGRELSIDEYLKQLDKADEMYESFRKSKTDVPAIAKNTGMTEERVQRIKDHLFIKEHVKEHGVGRFDPDYAIGQAWERLQKGTYKKNDIDLLNHELFESKFEGIFKTDYRTAHDKTVESGRPWYPPEEE
- a CDS encoding DUF2247 family protein — its product is MDICVDTFKQNKIKYDWRTLYMGLELDLIKYSDITNYAVEFLTDRPETENQYVIQLAWGGDDVDYKSLLVNILKELHINDLNLDANGWQFEKRKWRFGILACLKIKHQDDFEKLLNRIAGVYADFNYPEDMDSFINYLPPKADFDLSKYSREENVLRLINLFNDFLNKEHQYLQSDINF